The following are encoded in a window of Terriglobales bacterium genomic DNA:
- a CDS encoding acetyl-CoA hydrolase/transferase family protein encodes MATAPATSSRVLNPTISHRIMSADEAAGLIQSGTSIGMSGFTGSGYPKAVPLALARCIADANLRGHKFQVNIFTGASTGPELDGALAMAGGIHLRLPYQSDPETRKRINAGEMDYMDIHLSHVAQYVEYGFLGKMDWALIEATAILEDGRLIPSSSVGNNKTWIEQAEKVIVEVNEWQPAELEGMHDIYYGLQPPPNRQPIPLTSPGQRIGIPYFKVPLEKIVGVVITNSPDRNSAFKTPDKASQQIAGHILEFLEHEVQKGRIPPSLLPIQSGVGNIANAVLFGLQQAPFENLTSYTEVIQDGMIQLLRSGKLTCASATAFSLSPEVLAEVNRDMASFRKQIVLRTQEISNHPEIIRRLGVIAMNGMIEADIYGNINSTHIMGSRIQNGIGGSGDFARNGYLSIFMAPSLAQSGQISTIVPMVSHVDHTEHDVAVVVTEQGLADLRGLSPRQRAKLVIDKCAHPDYRPLLSDYVQRAERMSYGKHTPHLPSESLGWHNRYLRSGRMKPDTEP; translated from the coding sequence ATGGCGACTGCTCCAGCGACCTCCTCCCGCGTACTGAATCCCACCATTTCCCATCGCATCATGAGCGCTGATGAAGCCGCTGGTCTCATCCAGTCCGGCACGAGCATCGGGATGAGCGGCTTCACCGGCTCGGGGTATCCCAAAGCGGTACCTCTAGCGCTGGCGCGCTGCATTGCCGACGCCAACCTCCGCGGCCATAAGTTTCAGGTGAACATTTTTACCGGAGCATCCACGGGCCCAGAACTCGATGGCGCGCTTGCCATGGCAGGCGGCATCCACCTCCGCCTGCCCTACCAATCGGATCCCGAGACCCGCAAGCGGATCAACGCCGGGGAGATGGATTACATGGACATCCACCTCAGCCACGTGGCGCAGTACGTGGAGTACGGCTTTCTCGGCAAGATGGACTGGGCGTTGATCGAGGCCACTGCCATCCTGGAGGATGGCCGCCTGATCCCGAGCTCATCCGTCGGCAACAACAAGACTTGGATCGAGCAGGCGGAAAAAGTCATTGTCGAGGTCAATGAGTGGCAGCCTGCCGAACTCGAGGGCATGCACGACATTTATTACGGCCTGCAGCCTCCACCGAATCGCCAGCCCATCCCGCTTACCAGCCCTGGCCAGCGCATCGGGATCCCCTATTTCAAGGTTCCTCTCGAAAAGATCGTTGGCGTGGTCATCACCAATTCGCCCGACCGCAATAGCGCCTTCAAGACGCCCGACAAGGCATCGCAACAGATCGCCGGCCACATCCTGGAGTTCCTCGAGCACGAAGTCCAGAAAGGCCGCATACCACCGTCGCTGCTGCCCATTCAGTCGGGCGTAGGCAACATCGCCAACGCGGTGCTGTTCGGGCTACAGCAGGCGCCGTTCGAAAACCTGACTTCCTATACCGAGGTCATCCAGGATGGCATGATCCAACTCTTGCGCAGCGGCAAGCTGACCTGCGCTTCCGCAACCGCGTTCTCTCTCAGCCCCGAGGTGCTGGCCGAAGTGAACCGTGATATGGCCAGCTTCCGCAAACAGATCGTCCTGCGCACGCAGGAGATTTCCAACCACCCGGAGATCATCCGCCGACTCGGAGTGATCGCGATGAACGGGATGATCGAAGCCGATATTTACGGCAACATCAATTCCACGCACATTATGGGATCGCGCATTCAGAACGGCATCGGCGGCTCGGGCGACTTCGCCCGCAACGGCTATCTTTCGATCTTCATGGCGCCGTCGTTGGCGCAGAGCGGACAGATCTCGACCATCGTGCCGATGGTCTCCCACGTCGACCACACCGAGCACGACGTCGCCGTGGTCGTGACCGAGCAGGGTCTGGCCGATCTCCGCGGCCTCTCGCCCCGGCAACGCGCCAAGCTGGTCATCGACAAATGCGCCCATCCCGACTACCGTCCGTTGCTATCGGATTACGTCCAGCGCGCCGAGCGCATGTCGTACGGCAAACACACGCCACACCTACCGTCCGAGAGCCTCGGCTGGCACAACCGCTACCTTCGCAGTGGCCGGATGAAACCGGACACTGAACCGTAG